The proteins below come from a single Aspergillus oryzae RIB40 DNA, chromosome 5 genomic window:
- the fdh gene encoding formate dehydrogenase (NAD+) FDH1 (glyoxylate/hydroxypyruvate reductase (D-isomer-specific 2-hydroxy acid dehydrogenase superfamily)), whose translation MVLYDGGEHAKQQPGLLGTTENELGLRKWLEEQGHTLVTTSDKEGENSTFDKELVDAEVIITTPFHPGYLTAERLAKAKNLKIAVTAGVGSDHVDLNAANKTNGGITVAEVTGCNVTSVAEHVVMTILTLVRNFVPAHEQITRGEWDVAAVAKNEFDLEGKVVGTVAVGRIGERVLRRLKPFDCKELLYYDYQPLSPEVEKEIGCRRVDTLEEMLAQCDVVTINCPLHEKTRGLFNKDLISKMKKGSWLVNTARGAIVVKEDVAEAVKSGHLRGYGGDVWYPQPAPKDHPLRYVQGPWGGGNAMVPHMSGTSIDAQIRYAQGTKAILESYFSGRHDYKNEDLIVRGGDYVTKAYGQRNKA comes from the exons ATGGTTCTCTATGAC GGTGGCGAGCACGCCAAGCAACAGCCCGGTCTCTTGGGTACCACCGAGAATGAGCTCGGATTGAGGAAGTGGTTAGAGGAACAGGGACACACTCTCGTCACTACCTCTGATAAGGAGGGTGAGAACTCCACCTTCGACAAGGAACTCGTTGACGCCGAAgtcatcatcaccacacc CTTCCACCCCGGCTATCTTACCGCTGAGCGCCtggccaaggccaaaaacCTCAAGATCGCAGTCACTGCTGGTGTCGGATCGGATCACGTTGACCTGAACGCCGCCAACAAGACTAATGGCGGTATCACTGTCGCTGAAGTAACTGGCTGTAATGTCACCTCTGTTGCGGAACACGTTGTCATGACCATCCTTACTCTGGTCCGTAACTTTGTCCCCGCTCACGAGCAGATCACCCGCGGTGAGTGGGACGTTGCCGCTGTCGCTAAGAATGAATTCGATTTGGAGGGCAAGGTCGTCGGAACCGTTGCTGTCGGCCGTATTGGTGAGCGTGTCCTTCGTCGCCTCAAGCCATTTGACTGCAAGGAGCTTCTCTACTACGACTACCAGCCCCTTAGTCCcgaggttgagaaggaaatcGGCTGCCGTCGTGTTGACACCCTCGAGGAGATGCTTGCTCAGTGTGACGTTGTTACCATCAACTGCCCCCTGCACGAGAAGACCCGTGGCTTGTTCAACAAGGACCTGATctccaagatgaagaagg GCTCATGGCTCGTTAACACTGCCCGTGGTGCTATTGTCGTtaaggaggatgttgctgaaGCTGTCAAGTCTGGCCACTTGAGAGGCTATGGTGGTGATGTCTGGTATCCCCAGCCCGCCCCCAAGGACCACCCACTCCGCTACGTGCAGGGCCCATGGGGCGGTGGCAACGCCATGGTTCCTCACATGTCTGGTACCTCGATCGACGCACAGATCCGTTACGCTCAAGGCACCAAGGCTATTCTCGAGAGCTACTTCTCTGGCCGTCATGACTACAAGAACGAGGATCTCATTGTTCGCGGCGGTGATTACGTTACTAAGGCCTACGGCCAGAGGAACAAGGCTTAG
- a CDS encoding uncharacterized protein (predicted protein): MGSASSFAKTIVIPAAISLALYLLLSFLIIPFFRRYHQRYSQYLPLHTISAHTSTLRDRVADAMMRLFLPAAWRQQARFDDQHDNISIFDEEGEIMVGMDMDPARREALERRRSTVAEPESRLSRELEEGFMDDSDEEEDGRQGPRGH, translated from the exons ATGGGCTCAGCATCAAGCTTCGCCAAG ACCATCGTCATCCCAGCTGCCATCTCCCTAGCGCTCTACCTGCTTCTGTCGTTTCTTATAATCCCTTTCTTCCGTCGCTATCACCAACGATATTCGCAATATCTTCCCTTACACACCATATCTGCACATACCTCTACACTACGGGACCGTGTGGCTGACGCAATGATGCGTTTATTCCTACCGGCAGCATGGCGACAACAAGCACGGTTTGACGACCAACATGATAACATTAGTATctttgacgaggaaggagagataaTGGTCGGGATGGATATGGATCCTGCACGAAGGGAGGCCCTAGAACGACGGCGCAGTACTGTTGCCGAACCGGAAAGCCGACTTAGTCGtgagctggaagaagggTTTATGGACGACagtgatgaagaggaagatggtcgaCAAGGTCCAAGAGGACATTGA
- a CDS encoding formin sepA (Rho GTPase effector BNI1 and related formins) codes for MPTITSSPDKSRQTSAGKSFFGRKLHKEKPVEDRYDGSGSFENLAPPGSSAGSRSSRHSKRSSVQSVDYPHDIDPSGLSMTAGVITSIPFESLPADTKTPIPIEYLSKPEPSRKEQTSSHPSPNHLAKGASDFHQYPAWNPSSVRDNNTYSHPTGPRPPPHASNLTMTGSNTGDKGARYQQWGRPGSSAANTGFSHNSSSTVDSSSNSRISFDQASVHSSLSSNTRGSSYFSSDGSSRTLTTHSADRSTYFPGGNPNRLSTQSNWQPPPAAQPRPPPINTEQYLARPRDDRVVDQLFLELMQKRGWQNLPEQAKRQMLAYPASKKWTLVHQDRLTELQGEQKRRQNARQTHGHDGPAGILERADEEGSPEWYVKKVMDDSITSKQLASLSVSLRTQPISWVKAFVEAQGQIALTNVLLKINRRKASGPVPAPPTGDKDLDHEYNIVKCLKALMNNKYGADDALAHQQVIIALVSSLLSPRLNTRKLVSEVLTFLCHWAEGHGHQKVLQAMDHVKNHQGETGRFDAWMRIVEVTIDGRGKMGSLVGASEEYRSGGIGMENLLMEYAVSTMLLINMLVDAGENDLQLRCHIRAQFISCGIKRLLTKMEGFQYEVIDKQIERFRENEAIDYEDLLQRESSSMKDSIEGEVKDMSDPLQITDAIATKIQGTRAHDYFLSAMQHLLLIRENSGEDGLRMYQLVDAMLSYVAMDRRLPDLDLRQGLTFTVQSLLDRLHTDAEARRAYDESLEARQIAEAAIAERDEMKAQIELGADGLVKKLQKQIDEQTGIIELQSRQNEMIKAEVADLQRLRAQELQRNELETRELYLMLRDAQDIAASNAKKNNMAETDPSHMRGILDREKLLERLEMQLERTKTQFKLEGKVWGQHGPSDRLRELREQMDGEPEPNDDFQEHARRNLDSNALGSVYRKRSLVSGGDDTAGEGLEQTTNEDGEIVYEKARLVDIQRPRMNPAQATGLLGEITAKVPKIGAEEGETKAAVDESPFPEAETPAIRVDEPKGESTDEKVNSTAVAGPPPPPPPPPPPPPGMGVGVPPPPPPPPPPPPPPPGSATGVPPPPPPPPPPPGMGAGIPPPPPPPPPPGAAGKMPPPPPPPPSGASFGAPPPPPPPGASVGGWRANYMASQAVPSKSTVFLPSIRPKKKLKALHWEKVDAPQVTVWASHALTPQAKEEKYTELAKKGVLDEVERLFMAKETKIFGGSAAAKQRKDKKQLISNELSKNLQIAMAKFSQYPADDVVRMVIHCDADILDNQVVMDFLQRDELCTIPENISKQMAPYSRDWTGPNAASSEREQDPAELTREDQIYLYTAFELNHYWKARMRALALTRSYEPDYEHISAKLQQVVKVSESLRDSVALMNVLGLILDIGNFMNDANKQAQGFKLSSLARLGMVKDDKNETTFADLVERIVRNQYPEWEGFVDDINGVVALQKLNVDQLRTDAKKYIDNIKNVQASLDAGNLSDPKKFHPQDRVSQVVQRSMKDARRKAEQMQLYLDEMIKSYDDIMVFYGEDNTDEGARRDFFAKLAAFLLEWKKSKEKNISLEEARRRTEASLARKRNNAALANNAGSGETSQLPASSGAMDSLLEKLRAAAPQARDQRDRRRRARLKERHQIRVASGQRMPDLPGAEGAEGGGINDGNEVSDNVASIDEPSTTETGLLSPLSLGSEPGTTSKDSTQISESEDVADRAASMLQGLRDNTDGERSRRRKESAEEERRKRRLRRRNGPTAGSKESAEPMTPSTTDSKGLEESITTSPEDASSQRPVTPVIVVSPTTEQHHRSSSDDEPNADSPGRFSEPSN; via the exons ATGCCAACCATCACGTCCTCACCCGACAAATCAAGACAAACCTCGGCTGGCAAATCGTTCTTTGGGAGGAAGCTGCATAAGGAAAAGCCAGTAGAAGATCGATATGACGGGAGCGGATCATTCGAAAACCTGGCGCCTCCTGGGAGTTCAGCTGGCTCTCGATCGTCCCGACACTCCAAAAGATCATCTGTTCAGTCTGTGGATTATCCACATGATATTGACCCCTCTGGACTGTCAATGACCGCCGGTGTCATCACGTCTATCCCTTTCGAAAGTCTACCCGCCGATACCAAGACGCCCATCCCAATCGAGTACCTATCTAAGCCCGAGCCATCGCGAAAAGAGCAAACGTCTAGTCATCCGTCGCCCAATCACTTGGCCAAAGGGGCCAGTGACTTCCATCAATACCCTGCGTGGAACCCCTCTTCCGTCCGAGATAACAATACATACTCACATCCTACTGGTCCTCGTCCACCGCCGCATGCCTCGAATTTAACAATGACTGGAAGTAATACGGGGGATAAAGGTGCCCGGTACCAACAATGGGGGCGACCAGGAAGTTCAGCCGCCAATACAGGATTCAGTCACAACTCTTCATCGACGGTTGACTCCTCATCTAATTCACGTATATCTTTCGATCAGGCTAGCGTTCATTCCTCGCTTTCTTCGAACACCCGCGGGTCTAGCTATTTCTCGTCTGATGGATCATCGCGTACGCTTACGACGCATTCGGCTGATCGAAGTACCTATTTCCCGGGTGGCAACCCAAACCGACTTTCAACTCAGTCGAACTGGCAGCCACCGCCGGCTGCACAGCCGAGACCTCCTCCAATCAACACAGAACAATATCTCGCTCGACCGAGGGATGATCGTGTTGTCGACCAGTTATTCTTGGAATTGATGCAGAAGCGAGGTTGGCAGAACCTCCCGGAACAGGCGAAGAGACAGATGCTCGCATATCCGGCTTCTAAGAAGTGGACACTTGTTCACCAAGACAGGTTGACAGAATTGCAAGGGGAACAAAAGCGCAGGCAGAATGCACGCCAGACACACGGTCATGACGGCCCAGCCGGTATTCTTGAGCGAGCAGATGAGGAGGGAAGCCCAGAATGGTACGTCAAGAAAGTCATGGATGACTCTATTACATCCAAGCAGCTGGCTAGCTTAAGTGTTAGCCTGAGGACACAACCGATCAGCTGGGTGAAAGCCTTTGTCGAGGCACAGGGTCAAATAGCTCTCACGAATGTTCTCTTGAAGATCAACCGCCGCAAGGCTTCAGGTCCTGTCCCCGCCCCTCCAACGGGCGATAAGGATTTAGATCACGAATATAATATCGTCAAGTGTCTGAAAGCGTTGATGAACAACAAGTATGGTGCGGATGATGCTCTAGCTCACCAGCAGGTCATTATAGCTCTTGTGAGCTCGTTACTCTCTCCTCGGCTTAATACTAGGAAACTAGTCAGCGAGGTTCTGACTTTCCTATGTCACTGGGCCGAAGGACATGGCCACCAGAAGGTCCTCCAAGCCATGGATCATGTCAAGAATCATCAGGGCGAAACCGGGCGTTTCGATGCCTGGATGCGGATAGTTGAAGTAACAATCGATGGTCGTGGAAAAATGGGTAGTCTAGTAGGTGCTAGCGAAGAATATCGCAGCGGTGGCATCGGAATGGAAAACCTTCTTATGGAGTATGCCGTTTCCACCATGCTTCTTATTAACATGTTGGTGGATGCGGGGGAGAATGACTTGCAATTGCGATGCCATATCCGGGCTCAGTTCATCTCTTGTGGAATCAAACGTCTTTTGACAAAGATGGAGGGCTTCCAGTATGAGGTCATCGACAAACAGATAGAGCGTTTCCGGGAGAATGAGGCCATTGACTACGAAGACCTTCTGCAGCGGGAGAGCAGCAGTATGAAAGATAGCATTGAGGGTGAAGTGAAGGATATGAGTGACCCGCTGCAAATTACCGATGCTATTGCAACTAAAATCCAGGGGACTCGAGCTCACGATTATTTTCTCTCTGCTATGCAACATCTACTCTTAATTCGTGAGAACtctggtgaagatggtttACGCATGTATCAGCTTGTAGATGCTATGCTTAGTTACGTTGCTATGGATCGGAGACTTCCTGATCTCGATCTCCGACAGGGATTGACTTTTACCGTGCAGAGTCTTCTAGATCGGCTTCATACAGATGCAGAAGCGAGACGGGCATATGATGAATCTCTAGAGGCCCGTCAAATTGCGGAGGCTGCAATCGCTGAACGGGATGAGATGAAGGCACAGATTGAGCTAGGCGCGGATGGCTTGGTTAAGAAACTACAGAAACAGATTGATGAGCAAACAGGCATCATTGAGCTTCAGTCGAGGCAAAACGAGATGATTAAAGCTGAGGTCGCCGATCTCCAAAGGCTTCGGGCCCAAGAGCTTCAGCGCAATGAGTTGGAGACCCGCGAGCTTTATTTGATGCTTCGGGATGCTCAGGATATAGCTGCATCAAATGCTAAGAAGAACAACATGGCTGAGACAGATCCTTCGCATATGAGAGGTATCTTAGATCGTGAAAAACTCTTGGAGAGGCTGGAAATGCAACTCGAAAGGACGAAAACACAGTTCAAATTAGAAGGCAAAGTCTGGGGGCAACACGGCCCCTCAGACCGGTTACGAGAGTTACGGGAGCAAATGGATGGTGAACCTGAACCCAACGATGACTTCCAGGAACATGCGCGTCGAAATCTAGATAGCAACGCCCTAGGGTCTGTTTATCGAAAACGGAGCCTTGTTTCGGGAGGAGATGACACCGCTGGTGAGGGTCTGGAGCAGACCACCAACGAAGATGGTGAGATTGTGTATGAGAAAGCACGTCTTGTGGACATCCAGCGACCTCGGATGAACCCTGCTCAGGCTACTGGCCTTCTCGGCGAGATTACGGCGAAGGTTCCTAAGATTGGCGCCGAAGAGGGCGAAACGAAGGCGGCTGTTGACGAATCGCCTTTCCCTGAAGCAGAGACCCCGGCCATCAGAGTGGACGAGCCGAAAGGGGAGAGCACGGATGAAAAGGTCAATTCAACTGCTGTTGCTGgccctccccctcccccgccacctcctccacccccacctCCAGGGATGGGGGTAGGTgtccctcctcctcctcctcctccgccgccaccgccgccccCTCCCCCAGGCTCAGCAACAGGTGtgcctcctccccctccgccaccacctccacccccaGGGATGGGGGCAGGGAttccccctccgcctccccccccgcctcctcctgGTGCCGCTGGCAAAatgcctcctcctcctccgcctccacCCTCCGGCGCTTCATTTGGCgctcctccgccaccacctccacctgGTGCTTCAGttggaggatggagagcaaATTACATGGCTTCCCAGGCCGTTCCCTCCAAATCAACGGTCTTCTTGCCATCAATCAGACCTAAAAAGAAGCTCAAAGCACTTCATTGGGAGAAGGTTGATGCTCCTCAGGTGACTGTATGGGCATCTCATGCACTAACTCCCCaggcgaaggaggagaagtATACCGAACTTGCCAAAAAGGGTGTattggatgaagttgagaggTTATTCATGGCGAAGGAGACCAAGATTTTTGGAGGCAGTGCGGCAGCCAAGCAGCGCAAAGACAAGAAGCAACTTATCTCTAATGAATTGTCTAAGAATTTGCAGATTGCCATGGCAAAATTCTCCCAATACCCTGCAGATGACGTTGTGCGGATGGTTATTCACTGTGACGCGGATATCCTTGACAACCAGGTTGTCATGGATTTCCTGCAACGTGATGAGCTCTGCACAATACCCGAAAACATATCGAAGCAGATGGCACCTTACAGCAGGGATTGGACAGGTCCGAATGCTGCTAGCTCTGAGCGGGAACAAGACCCGGCCGAGCTTACGCGTGAAGATCAAATTTATCTATATACTGCTTTCGAACTGAACCACTATTGGAAGGCGAGAATGCGTGCCCTTGCGTTGACCCGCTCCTATGAGCCAGACTACGAACATATATCCGCTAAGCTTCAGCAAGTTGTGAAAGTGAGCGAATCGCTGAGGGATTCTGTAGCTCTGATGAATGTGCTTGGCCTGATCTTAGACATCGGAAATTTCATGAACGATGCTAATAAGCAAGCTCAAGGTTTCAAACTGAGCTCGCTCGCTCGATTGGGTATGGTAAAAgatgacaagaatgaaacTACTTTTGCAGATCTTGTCGAGCGGATCGTTCGCAATCAATATCCAGAATGGGAAGGGTTCGTTGATGACATCAATGGTGTCGTCGCCCTGCAGAAACTTAATGTCGATCAGTTGCGGACAGACGCTAAGAAGTACATTGACAATATTAAGAATGTACAGGCGAGTCTAGACGCTGGTAATTTAAGCGATCCTAAGAAATTTCACCCACAAGACCGCGTCAGCCAAGTCGTTCAAAGGAGTATGAAGGATGCTAGGCGCAAGGCTGAGCAAATGCAGCTCTATCTTGATGAGATGATTAAGTCGTACGATGACATTATGGTCTTCTACGGCGAAGACAACACGGATGAGGGCGCTCGACGAGACTTCTTTGCCAAGTTGGCTGCTTTCTTGCTTGAATGGAAG aaatccaaagaaaagaatatatcGCTGGAGGAGGCTAGAAGGCGTACAGAAGCATCACTTGCTCGCAAACGTAATAATGCTGCTCTTGCAAACAATGCTGGCTCAGGTGAAACGTCACAACTGCCTGCCTCAAGCGGGGCCATGGATTCTcttttggagaagctacGAGCTGCAGCTCCTCAGGCTAGGGATCAGCGTGACCGTCGGCGTCGTGCTAGATTGAAGGAGCGACATCAAATCCGCGTGGCTTCGGGCCAAAGGATGCCGGACCTACCTGGAGCTGAAGGCGCAGAAGGTGGCGGAATCAATGATGGGAACGAAGTCAGTGACAATGTTGCCAGTATAGATGAACCAAGTACCACAGAGACAGGGCTTCTGAGCCCCCTCAGCCTGGGCTCGGAACCTGGAACCACAAGTAAAGATTCGACTCAGATTtcagagagtgaagatgttgCAGATCGTGCTGCAAGCATGTTACAAGGTCTAAGAGATAATACCGATGGGGAGCGGTCCAGAAGACGAAAGGAAAgcgctgaagaagaacgtcGAAAACGCAGATTACGGAGACGGAATGGGCCGACGGCTGGGAGTAAAGAGAGTGCCGAGCCCATGACACCGTCAACAACTGACTCGAAAGGTTTAGAAGAGTCTATCACTACTAGTCCAGAAGATGCCTCTTCGCAACGACCGGTTACTCCAGTCATCGTCGTGTCTCCAACAACAGAACAACACCACCGCTCTTCAAGCGACGATGAACCCAATGCCGACTCTCCTGGCAGATTTTCCGAACCGTCAAATTGA
- a CDS encoding tRNA modification GTPase (mitochondrial GTPase) yields MGTLPSTPFRLHLAELLLRLCGYQIYQALCPKAALPRPRFAAVRTLFDPTREPSSSSALDAGALVLYFPAPNTVTGEDVLELHLHGGPAIVKSVLTAISRVSQPDSLVRYAEPGEFTRRAFMNNRLDLPQIEALGDTLSADTEQQRRLAVRGASDALSRRYEQWRQQLLYARGELEALIDFAEDQHFDESSDELVLSVAAQVQALRVQVGFHIQNASKGELLRHGIKIALLGAPNAGKSSLLNQIVGKEAAIVSTEEGTTRDIVDVGVDLSGWYCKLGDMAGIRSEPVNGKESVVIGAVEKEGIRRAKARALESDVVIVVLSLERGAFDDIPYQLSIEQEVVEAVNDCLAADKCIVIAINKCDRLPLDVHNSQFLPEQLLASVSDLFPTVPQKRIFGISCREAQLESALERKDPGHLQEFLRGLISTFEEIASPSGIEGDANGDYNLSYWEDSLGVTHRQSSNLQRCLQHLDDFLAQTSRKHAPSMLGHEHEQQPIEMEIDIVTAAEHLRFAADALAKITGKGESGDVEDVLGVVFEKYVSLLIRRSIGSLLTVY; encoded by the exons ATGGGGACTCTACCATCTACGCCCTTTCGACTGCATCTGGCCGAGCTGCTATTGCGGTTGTGCGGGTATCAG ATATATCAAGCGCTATGTCCAAAAGCGGCGCTTCCCCGACCGCGCTTTGCAGCTGTACGGACTTTATTTGACCCTACGCGTGAaccttccagcagcagcgccCTTGATGCAGGAGCCCTCGTGCTGTATTTCCCAGCCCCCAACACAGTTACCGGGGAGGACGTTCTTGAGTTACACCTTCACGGTGGGCCAGCGATTGTTAAGTCTGTCCTTACAGCTATCTCCCGCGTGAGTCAACCAGACTCGCTCGTTCGTTACGCCGAACCCGGCGAATTCACCCGTCGTGCCTTCATGAACAACCGACTGGACCTGCCGCAGATAGAAGCCCTCGGCGATACATTGTCTGCGGACACAGAACAACAGCGTCGCCTGGCTGTCAGAGGTGCTAGTGATGCGCTATCTAGGCGATATGAGCAGTGGCGGCAGCAACTACTCTATGCTCGTGGGGAACTTGAAGCGCTGATCGATTTCGCTGAAGACCAGCATTTTGACGAGTCTTCTGATGAGCTGGTACTCTCAGTGGCGGCGCAAGTGCAGGCACTGCGGGTCCAAGTCGGGTTCCATATCCAGAACGCCTCCAAAGGGGAGCTGTTACGTCATGGAATCAAGATTGCTTTGCTCGGGGCGCCCAACGCGGGTAAGAGTTCTTTATTGAACCAGATCGTAGGGAAGGAGGCTGCTATTGTTAGCACCGAAGAAGGAACCACCCGTGATATCGTGGATGTTGGAGTCGACCTGAGCGGATGGTACTGCAAGCTTGGCGATATGGCCGGAATCCGTTCCGAGCCTGTTAATGGGAAAGAATCAGTTGTGATCGGGGCTGTTGAAAAAGAAGGTATTCGGCGCGCCAAAGCTCGCGCTCTGGAATCCGACGTTGTTATTGTGGTCTTGTCTCTGGAGAGAGGCGCCTTTGATGACATACCGTATCAGCTATCAATTGAGCAAGAAGTAGTCGAGGCGGTCAATGACTGTCTTGCAGCTGACAAGTGCATTGTTATTGCAATCAATAAATGCGACCGGCTGCCCTTGGATGTCCACAATAGCCAATTTTTACCAGAGCAGTTACTCGCCTCAGTGAGTGATCTATTTCCGACTGTGCCGCAGAAGCGCATCTTCGGCATCTCTTGTCGTGAGGCGCAACTGGAATCCGCACTGGAGCGGAAAGACCCGGGCCATCTACAAGAGTTCCTCCGGGGGCTTATCTCTACTTTCGAAGAAATTGCGTCTCCATCCGGTATCGAAGGTGATGCGAACGGAGACTATAATCTATCATATTGGGAAGATTCTCTAGGAGTGACGCATCGACAGAGTTCTAATCTACAAAGATGCCTGCAACACTTGGATGATTTCCTGGCCCAAACTTCCAGAAAACATGCGCCGTCAATGCTAGGTCATGAACATGAGCAGCAGCCTATTGAGATGGAAATAGATATCGTGACAGCCGCCGAGCACCTGCGCTTTGCGGCCGATGCGTTGGCGAAAATAACCGGAAAGGGCGAGAGCGGCGACGTGGAGGACGTTTTGGGGGTCGTGTTTGAGAAGTATGTGTCGCTGCTCATCCGGCGAAGCATTGGCTCTTTGCTAACTGTGTACTAG